The Dokdonia donghaensis DSW-1 DNA window TTTCTACCTGTCGCCCTATTTGTTTTAAAGTCTCAAGCGATACGTTTTCTCCGCTTATAGAAAAAGATATAGTTTGCCTTATAGCCTCAACTTTTGCTACCACTAGAGGCTCCATACCAGAAGGAAATGATGGTACGCGATCTACAGCGTTCTTTACTTCAAGAAGCATAAAATCAATATCCTTCCCTTTTTCTATCTCTACATTTATAGTTCCGCTATTTTCTCGTGAAGTAGATGTTACACGCTCAACGCCATCTAATCCTTTAAGGTTATCTTCTATTTTAAGTACAATACCTTCTTCTACCTCTTGCGGAGATGCACCTGGGTAAGCAACACTTATATTAATATTTTTTGAATCTACTAGTGGAAAGAATGAAGAATTAAGTGACAAGGCACCATAAATACCAAACACCACAAACATTAACACGATAACGTTTACAGCTACGTGATACTTAATAAAATATTCAATGACTTTGCGCATCTTACTCTGCTTCTTCTTGTGATGATTCCTTATCTGAATAGATCTTTACAAGCATACCTGCATATGCTCCAGGTACTGGCTTGCTTACTATCTTTGTACCTTCAGGTATACCCTTTACAACTACTTCCTTATCAGAAAAGTAAACTGGGTTTACCGCTATCACATCTAGGATAGAATCACGCACCATAAAAAGTTCATTATTTGGCTGTAATAATCCTCTTGGTAGGGATATTGCTTCCTGCTCTTCTTTTGCTTGTAGCAATGCCTCTAAGTAAACACCTTCTCTAAGCCCTTCTCCTTGTACTTCTATATAAGCATTTATAGTTTGTGAGTCTTGATTTATATTACCATTAACTCGAGTTACCTTACCAGTATAGGTTTGCTTGCCGTCTATGGTAGATAGTGTCACCTCATTGTTTACTTGTAATAAATCTGCATAATTCTTACTTATAGCAACTTCTAGCTCATATAAACTTGTATCTATAAACTCACCTAGCTTTTGCCCAGATCGCACCAGCGTTCCTTCTGTAACTAGAGCTTCTGTTAGAACTCCTGTAAATGGAGCGGTTATTCTGTATTTACCTAGACGTTGCTCTAAATTTTTTACATTATAATAAGCCGTTTGTATATTTCTCCCCGAAATGAAATAGCCTTCTTTTTCTGATGTTATTTCTGGTAAAGGTGGAGTAGCCTTGCTTACGTCAAAGTTATTTAGATATGCTTGCCATTTTGGGTAAGCTTTTGGGTAGTCAAGACGCAAATCTGGCATTATAGAAGTGATCTGGTCATATAGCGCGCTTTTTTGTGACTGTACACTTGCATAGTACTCAGAGCTATTAAGACTAAGTAATGTTTGTCCTTTTCTATACTCTTGCCCTGGTTTAAAAAGCTTACTTCCTTTTTGAAGCACGCCCTGCACTTCAGAGAAGATTTCTAATCTTCTTTGTGCAACAAGATTTCCGTTTGCCGAAATTTCTATTGGCACAACCCCATTTACAGCATCTTCTACAAAGACTGT harbors:
- a CDS encoding efflux RND transporter periplasmic adaptor subunit; the encoded protein is MRKIILSLLGVLLIIGAFFASKAIVASNQRTRPKPKKVIKTVFVEDAVNGVVPIEISANGNLVAQRRLEIFSEVQGVLQKGSKLFKPGQEYRKGQTLLSLNSSEYYASVQSQKSALYDQITSIMPDLRLDYPKAYPKWQAYLNNFDVSKATPPLPEITSEKEGYFISGRNIQTAYYNVKNLEQRLGKYRITAPFTGVLTEALVTEGTLVRSGQKLGEFIDTSLYELEVAISKNYADLLQVNNEVTLSTIDGKQTYTGKVTRVNGNINQDSQTINAYIEVQGEGLREGVYLEALLQAKEEQEAISLPRGLLQPNNELFMVRDSILDVIAVNPVYFSDKEVVVKGIPEGTKIVSKPVPGAYAGMLVKIYSDKESSQEEAE